In a genomic window of Canis lupus dingo isolate Sandy chromosome 35, ASM325472v2, whole genome shotgun sequence:
- the H1-1 gene encoding histone H1.1 → MSETAPPAPAASTPPEKPAAGKKAKRPAKSAAAAKKKSTGPSVSELIVQAVSSSKERSGVSLAALKKALAAAGYDVEKNNSRIKLGLKSLVSKGTLVQTKGTGASGSFKLNKKAASGEAKANPAKVTKAKVAGASKKPKKVTAAVKKAVKTPKKAKKPAVTKKASKSPKKPKVVKAKKVAKSPAKAKAVKPKAAKAKVTKPKAAAKPKKAAPKKK, encoded by the coding sequence ATGTCTGAGACCGCGCCGCCCGCTCCCGCCGCTTCCACTCCCCCTGAGAAGCCTGCGGCCGGCAAGAAGGCCAAGAGGCCGGCCAAGTCCGCGGCCGCTGCCAAGAAGAAGTCTACGGGCCCTTCCGTGTCGGAGCTGATCGTCCAGGCCGTGTCGTCGTCCAAGGAGCGCAGCGGCGTGTCCCTGGCCGCGCTCAAGAAGGCGCTGGCGGCCGCCGGCTACGACGTGGAGAAGAACAACAGCCGCATCAAGCTGGGCCTCAAGAGCCTGGTGAGCAAGGGGACCCTGGTGCAGACCAAGGGCACCGGCGCCTCGGGCTCCTTCAAGCTCAACAAGAAGGCGGCCTCCGGGGAGGCCAAGGCCAACCCCGCAAAGGTAACGAAGGCCAAGGTTGCGGGCGCTTCAAAGAAACCCAAGAAGGTTACGGCGGCTGTCAAAAAGGCGGTCAAGACCCCGAAAAAGGCCAAGAAGCCGGCTGTGACCAAGAAGGCTTCCAAGAGCCCCAAGAAGCCCAAGGTGGTGAAGGCGAAGAAGGTCGCCAAGAGCCCCGCCAAAGCCAAGGCCGTGAAGCCCAAGGCGGCCAAGGCCAAAGTGACCAAGCCCAAGGCGGCTGCCAAGCCCAAGAAGGCGGCACCCAAGAAGAAGTAA